CGGGTCCACCGGCGGTAGACGGAGGGGTCACCCCGCAGGGGAGCTTCACCACAGCGGCAGAGCAGCACAGCACGCCGGGACAGCAGCCCGCTCTGCCGGTGGAGCTCCCCGAGCCCGCCGTGGGAGCGGAGGTGGACTGTCCCGGTGGAAACGATGTTGGTGGAGTCTTTTCCACCGCAGACCGAGGAGGACCCCCCAAAGACAGAAGCCACGGTGCTCTCTGTGGTCCCCTCCGCCCCCACTAACCGAGGTGGCCGAAAGCGTCCGAAGCGGCCCGAGGACAGGTACTGCTCCGCCTGTAAGTCTGAGTTTGAGCGGCAGGGCCGCAGCTTCAACCGGAGGGCGGTGTACACCTTCTCCAGCCCGGACACGGTGCAGTGGGCCTTCCCGGACATCACCGTGCACGAGAAGTCTTTCCTGTGTGAGACCTGCGCGCAGGTCATCAGGAGCAAATGTAAACGCAAACAGAGCGGGAAGAGGACCCTGTGGCTGAAACCGCCTCAGACAAAACCGGTATGTGTGACTGATAGTATCACGATATACTGATAACAGTGATATCACCGTGCAGCCGATTCTGGGATTTTAGCCTCAGATAGTCTCTGCACTGCATACAGTTTTATTAAAGGTCCGATGTGTGCAATtcagtgacatctagtggtgaggactgcagattgcatccagctgaaacttttctgTGTAAGAATTTCCTCAGTGTTGATTCAGTACgattacatgcacagtttagtcgaGCTTCGGTCACAGCTCGATTAGGCCGTTCAATAAGACTACTGTCCGTGTCGCTGTATACAAGCACCGGGAGAAAATCggtttattgacagaagtatgtccgactccaCCGTTGAACCTTCTTCCAGTTGACCTGCTAagtcacataccaaacaagttagaaAGCGGCAAACTGGTTGCATGTCGAACAGTGAAAACGTACTTTTTTTTGCACCGTACATTTTTTGTGCGAATCTTAAGCTTTAATTTgtacctttgtcttgttttgttttccatcttgCTTTTTCGGCTTTCTTTTATAAATTTATGCTGCTCAACTTCCAGATCAAAGCCCAGCGTTGGGACTGTGAAGCACGCACTGAACGCCAAGTCCGATTCAAGAAATTCAACTTAGTAAGACTTCAGTCAGACTAACgtgtttacatacattttaaaaaatccagtattAGTCAGACTAACAATAATTCGTCTTTTTCTAACATCGTGTAAACGTACTGATTGTTTAACTACGATGGCCAACTTGAAAATGATAATGGCCCTCTGTAGAGTCCGTGATTGGTCAGTCGcttctgggctgctgtagaaacatggtggtgcaacatcgTAGACATTAAcaacttttctgatttttataaactaaagaaaaaatacacttcacattatattcaatttctgacGATAAATCcccctgaatcctacacactggacattaaatacattttcactcaATTCACATTGCTGGGTGATGAAATCCTGATAaacaatatttgattttgtttttaaatgcatttccaGAATGCTTATTTACTCTTTCGTCCGTCTAAACGCAAAATTATTCTGTCCAGATTTTTAACCTTATTCTCCAGTTGCAAAGACATTTCTGAATCCTAATCAAGTTTTATCTCTTTGCActctacaaaacaaaacaaatgtccaTGTGCTATATATATGTGAAAATACAaactgatggaaaataaaaatgagaatacCGTATACTGACATATTCTGGCTTTCATGGTACTAATCAAATGCAGAGATTTGTCACCTCTGATTACCGTCTTTGATTGGATCAGAAAATAAGTTCCACATCTCAGGAGAGGCTGACGGCTCAGAGCCACTGATGTGATCGCGTTTCGTTAGGTGGACGCGTTAAGAGTGTCTGATGTCTTCTGTTTGTGTCCTTGGTGACTGCAGTCGGAGTCGAGAGACAAGAAGATGAAAGGTCGCAGGATGGGGAAGAAGAGCAAAGCAGCACAGCTGGTGAGCAAGTCCTGCTACAAGGCCGCTTTCAAAATGCTCTGGTCCGCCAAAGGAGCCCGGAAGCCCATGATGGAGTTCTGGAGCAGACAGCTGAAAGAGGAGGTGAGGACAGATGTCCCTCCTGGTCCACCAGGACAAACATACCCTGCTTAAAGTCTTCATGCAGAACgtaacacttgtttttttcattattacgTACTCACTGCACGATGTGTTTCCTGGTGTCGGTGCAGATGAAGGCGCTGACGCGGCAGACGGACAATCCCTTCCATCAGAAGGTGTCGAGCAGGAAGCCGCTGTCGTCCTTCCCCTGGAGACGCTGTCTGAACTGGGCCCAGGACCACGCTCCCCTCGTCACCACCTGCCTCACCTCACTGTTCCCCGACATCAACTCTCTCTCCAAGAGCGGACAGTAAGTCTGAGTCAGGACACGCTGGTCAGTCGACACGGTCCAGAGCTTTAACGCGCGACAAAAAGTTAAGGAATCCTGCTGCTGTTGATGATTTCTTTCAGGTTtttcagtcagtatgtttacacgGTAATAGAAGAAGTTAAATTATTGAGCCGCCCATTAGTTCACCTGGTAAAGTGGGCGCCCGAGGACAGagtcctcactgcagcggccgCGAGTTTGACTCCGCTTTGACCATTTGCTgcttcccctttcacacttaagttCTCCTattctaataaaggcaaaaagccaaaaaacacttaaaaaagagaaaaggttgAATTATTCTGTTACTGCGAATAACATTTTAGTTGGACTGAAACTTCTGAAATTTCAAAAAGTTGtactaacacacctagataatgagGTTGGGGGTTAATTGTCTTGTAAACGCCTCAGCCGGACCTGAACCGGCTTCTGCACATAGTCCCCGGGCCGGGCTTTGACCCGAAatttaaacagcataaattcaAAGATAAATCCCGGAAAACACTCGAAGAAcaagaagggggaaaaaacaaaacaagacgaaGGTACCAAGTAAAGCATAGAGTACACACGACATGTACAGCGCTGAAAAGTTCGTGTTTTCACGGTATAACGTTTAACCTGTTTGCTAACTTGCGTCTGTGACGTAACAGGTAAACCACAGGGTCAAAGCAACAAGCTGAAAGGCGGCATATCGTCACCGACATCCACCAGTACATCGATTCGCTCCTGCTGCTTGTATTCTGGGACGAGGACAGTAGTTCAGTTACTGTACTTGACTGAACTGAGCATGCGGGGTGGGTCTAGTCATACCTTCGTCAGCGATCTGATGACCGTCTGCTCTGTTTCTATGGCAGCCCGCTGTCGGAGGACCAGGCCCAGACGCTGCTGGAGCGCCGTGCCGTGGTGGCGCTCTCCATCCCGCTCTTTACCAGGAACATCTGGAAGAACAACTTCCTGCAGGCCGCTCTGGGGGCAGAGCTGCGTCTGCAGGGCTGCTCAGGCGCTGCTCTGGACGCCCTCAACACGATGGGACTGTGTCAGAACAAAGACACCGTCAGGTTACTGCTGCACCGGCTGCGAAACAGCAAGAAGACGGTGAGTATCACGAACATCGGCTCAAAAACCAACACGGTTAACAAATATTGGCAGTAGCTtcacattttcatgtgtttgcacAATTCAAATGTTGCCGCGAACACAtccaataaaatattaacaagaGAAGAAGGAAGCAGAACAGAAGTTCTCATCTCCCAGGAGATGTTTTGTCCTGATTTAACACGGTAAAGATGCGAGTGTGATGTCAGTAAGTCATAATAGCAACTTcgctctgtttttaaaatgtcctcgTCTCCTGCGGTCGTATCTCACTTTAATTTCGCCACTCTGCCGCCACGATCCCGGTGGTACTGCCCTGCTTTGCCCAAATATGGACGAAGTGAACGCAGAGTTCAGACAGTGGACTCCGTCTGTGTCCGAGTCTGACGTCGAGTATAAATGAGCCCTGAGAGGAAAACCTGACTTTTGTTTCTCacctttttgtttctgtcaggcGACACAAAACGGACGACAGATGAAACAAGACCACATGAAAGCAGAAGACATGTCAGacgtggaggaggaggatatcgaggaggaagaagaagaggaagaggaggaggaggaagaggtaggagaagaagaggatgaggatgatgaagaagaagaggaggaggaggaggaggaggagatggaaatGGTGGTTGAGCAGGAAGAAGTGCAAGAGGTAGAGGTGCAGGTCGGAGTGGAAGAGGACGATGTGGAGACGCAGGcagtggaggagaagaagaggaggaagaagaaggcgaagaaacagaggaaggaggagaagaggaaggagagagggaaacGGAAGgtgaaggagagggaggaggaggaggaggaggatgaagggtctgagcagaagaagaggagggtggtggtggtgaggcTCGGCCTGCTGAAGGGACACTCAGAAGTTGGACGATCTGATCTGTCAGCTCCCTAAGACTCTGCAGGCTCCGCCCACAAACTCAACAGGTCCCGCCTCCAATCAGAGAGCAGGACAGTGGTCCCGCCGTCTTCTCTGGGGGGTGTTGAGAGggattctgggaaatgtagttcaGCAACTGTGGAGGGAAACTGAGAGCTTTAGTtacaatttttcattttgacattaaaattaaaatcagaaatgAGTTAATTTGAGCCCAGAAACACAAAAGTGGTCCACTGAAACTGAGTCAAACAGCAAAACGGCCGCAGCTGATTGATCACATGATTATCTGCATTAATTTCATCCCTGATGGTCGTGTGAATCAAGGTAGCTGAATCTAAAAATGAACCAACTTCCAGTTTTGTTCGACCCTCTGTGTATGCTTCCaacattcatatttttggttaaacttttataaccctttgaaacatttaaaaactgccttgaagtctttcaaaaacatgggaagaaggcaacaagcaattaaagaagaaatgaaccaaaaaaagtaagaatttggttacaatttttttttttttacaagaaattacctgaaaatttgttaaagaaaaagagaaaaattaagGCAAATAAGACTTGGACAACATGCTTAAACATGtataaaaattctgtaaattaaaaaaaaaggaaagaaaaaaatggctaagTCTACTAATTTGTGGACCATTTCAGAGTTTGTCATTGCATTTTCccgtgttttttaaagacatgtcaCCAAtgttctcagggttcaaaggtctaaatacttgtgaaagacatcagagaacagcacaagaaaaatgtcgCTCCGAAAGTCCCGTAGTTTCCTTTAAAATCTACTTGGTACTAACTTTAGGGACATACCATGGAGTACAAGATCTACCTGGGgataaagtgacattttttggcaaataatgctgtaataatttgtaaaaatgtacaagaatACTCATAATTTCAGAGGAAAAAGTTATGAGAAGAATAAAGCCACAATTTaacatcaaaaacacagcacacaaaacacaacagatttAGGGCGTTGTAGAGAAAAGTTGCATCACTGTGAACTTGCAGGATTTTAGAGCATTGCAGACCAGCACACTGCAGGTTTCAACTCGTCTCTTTGCAgatctttggtctgaactggtCTTAAACTACAGCTCCACCCTGCAGTGAACAGTACATGCTGGAAATATAAGagataaaaaatgcacatttttggcCTCAGGAAGACAGAGTGACCCAAAAAACCTACAGCCGTCAGTAAATCTCTGAAATGTCCAAATATCTGACAGGTAGGTTACAGGTGAAGGACCTCAGCAAAGAGTCAGTCCTCACTTTAAGgaaaactttggtatttttcaacctggtatctttttattgattttgtgcCTTAATGGgaataataactttttaaatttgttcaGTATTGAGGGAGACCAGTTTACGTCCAttaaaagtgtttctttttgcccgtgacagactcagattattatttttggtgtttggtaacattacagaaaagatcctacagaaataaacctttttgttGAACGAGTAAGCTCCTTTTTGTGTAGTGAGTccacagagacaaaataaaacgcACAAAAAACATCCTGCTTCGTGTTTTCCacagttataataataacagaccggtttggtttaaataaacccttaattattcagttaaaactgaaaatctgcTTTATCTATACAcactaaaatgaaatgatgGCGATTTGGCAATAATCTGAGCccgtcagtggcaaaaacaaacacttttagtggctGTAAACCTCTCAGAGCTGCCCTGCAGCCCTCTCGCTCCATACGTgaacatttttgtctccactggacacaaaaacatgggaaaatcaGGTCCAGGTCAAAATACCAGAGATATCCACCAACGTTTATCCAGCTGCTGAATGACGGAAGTTATCAGGAGGTAGAAAGCGATTTACTGTCTAATCGTTGATTAGGGTTCACAATTAAAATTCCCTGCTGCTCTTTCAGTTTGGAGTTTCTCGACAGGACTCTGACACAAAGCAAAgaaacaggaagtaaacagaaagtggtttgatttttgaACACAGTGGATGTCCTGAACTGTTGAGGCTGTTTCGGTTTGCAGACTGAAACATTTGTGTTTGAAACGGAGCTGAGCAGAGGCACACAGGAGAAAAGGACCTGGACTTTAGtgctttgtgggttttttattgtttgttggcCGCAGTGAACTCACCAGTTTGAATCATGCCGAGGActttctgctgcattcaggtcACATTGACGTAATTTGACAGAGCAAAGTGGTTGTATGATTACAGAGTCGGTCATGAGAGGGTTAAAAAATACGGTTCATTGATAATACATTACAGCTATAACCACTAAATAACCATCAAAACCAACGCGGCCTGACAGCAAGCGTCCGTTTTTAGAAACAGACAGATTATTAAACACCTTTAATCCAAAactttcagaacaaaaaaagctttttagtCATAATTACAATCCGGATGATAACTTGAATGCTATCTAAAATTCGTAAAAGCTGTAATAACATTAACTCTAATATgaaatgaatgcagcattagagccatttttagaaaaaaaaacaaaaaaacacagttccCCTATGAACTCTGAGGGAAATGTCAAAAGTATgagttaaattttgacagaaatgtgaCTCTGATGTTCAGAATTCAAAAATTGATCTTAGGAGTgtagtttttttcactttgtaataCTTTATTTCGCAGTCTGTAATTTCCTAATCGTTTCAGTGAAAGGTCGATGCGACGTGTTACTGATGAGAGTGAAAACAGACTCTTCAGTCGGTACATTTCCGGTTCTGGCTGAACTTGTGTGGCTCggtttcacagtaaaaacacagcagggTCTGAACGTGGGAGAGAAACCTGGATGTAAAATTCATCTACACATGAAAAGAGAACTGTTTTCCTATAATTAGAGCCCGATCGCAAACTTCTTTCTGGGAAATAATTTGGAAATTAAGGACTAATAAAATAAGAGTTTAAGCGATCCTGTTCTGTGGTCTTCACTTAATAATAACACCATATTTAAAAACACGGCCGaacttttctctcctgtttagAAAATGATGAACTGAACGTTTCTGAACTGGAGACGCTGTAAAAATATAGTTTGATTTGTAccgagggtttttttttttctttgagtttctCAAAGCTtcttcagaaaatgttttattttttatgtgtctgaGTGGAGGAGGACTGCCAGATGTGCTTTCTGATTGTTGGCCTCAGATGTGGTATTCGGCCAGTTAAACCAGTCTGATGCAGAACGTCCTGTAAAAGTTTGCCAATAAAAATGTTCCAAGGCctcaactttctcatttttctgtgGGTGACTCAGTTGTTGCCGTTTCTAAAAGGTGTTTCGggttcagatttttatttcactttataatAACTTACagtaataaaagttattttgtttatttacactaatgaaaaacaaatgatttcgatgttgcctttttctccactatgagccaaaaaaacagcagtggaaCTAAGTAGATAATTTACTTTACTGCAGTACTTTAATGCAGCTTTGAGCAACTTGTACTTTTAAGTGAGTATTTCCATCATATGGTGATTTAAAATTCAGCTCCACTATATTCTGGAggcaaatgtaatttttactttacatgtatgtactttgtatattttaattaatatactacataaatcaactaataaattatgtattttaatatgtTAAGATACCCAGCAGTACATAAAGTAAATACGGTCTTCTTTATCACATACGTTACGCAGATTAATGcacattaaatatgtaaataaaatgtatgtatattgtgtatatacatttataaatatctttattttacaTATGCTTATTTTTTCCATGTCCGCAGAGCAAAGTAATCAACTTCAACAAAAACTTTTAGggaacttttcatttttgtttttgttttaatttgttactGAGTCTCAGTAATTTTCCAccctgttaaaaaacaacaaaaaacccaaacaatttCACTTAGGAAGCGACTTTTTTTGGAGGAAACTGAGGAAAGCTGCCTGTGAACAAAAACTGATGATTCATGTTGTTAATTTGTCAAACACGTCAAGATCCACCCTGTTAGATTATATTACGTTTGTACgatcaaaaacatttaaaatcatcttaaaCTCAGTTATGCACGTTCTTATGTGCAGGTGAGTGGACGAAATCTGGATCACTCACAGTTACGGTGAACTTAGGTCAAACATTTCCACCCTGTTTGGGTCCACAGACCAAATATGTTCCAATatgaatcacattttcttttttttgtttttttctgtaagtttTGAGTCTGAAATGTTGCTGCAGAAATTCCTCATCTCTTACCTGTTTTCCAGTTTGCAtcttcagatgtattttttggatGAGGACATCTTTGCTGGGGGCGAAGCAGACTTTTAAACAGTATTTCCACAAACTATCTCAAGTGTTTTTATCAGCAGCACTGCACACACGGCCTCGCTGTTCTCCACTTCACTGATCGTTACATCCACAAGCTGCAGAGACGCTGGATTTAGGCAGATAGTAAACACCTGTGAGAGCAGAGACCTCGACCTGCTGAGAAAAGGAAGTAAACATGGTGAATTCCTGAACCATCGGgccacagaaacaaaaccaacacTGCGGTGTGAAAGAACGACGCCGCATGAAGGACTGaaaggtttttatttctgtaacagATTCatttacagcaacaaaaacattcacagagctgctgcagctacAATAAATATTTCTGACCACAATCCACCTCCAGCACTCAGGCTGGTTCATTCGTCTTCACTGCTACTTTTTTAGAGACGAACACAGAGTCAGTGTGAGGAATTTAAAAGACGGagtttgatgtgttttggtGGTTAGAAATGTTCGGGAGTTcattaacaacaaaactacaGAGTAAAAATTACGTTTTAATCAGCTTTGAAGTTTAAATTTGAGAGTACGCGGGAACAAACTCAACAGTTTTGTTGCTACCAAACTTcctcagaaacacagaaaagccTATAGGATAGagcaacttttattttgaaggggaGGAAGTGGAGCGTGCGAGCCAGAGCCACACACAGAATTCGGTTAAGTTTGTAACCGGCGAACAGAAGCGGCGACTTGACCGAACACTGTGTGTCCACCGCTCTGGGTGCAGATGAACAGCTGTGCGTTTTTTGACATCTGGCGGAGAAACGTTACTGGAGCGTTTTTAAAAGGAACCGTTTGGCGGTATTTACACGTGGTTCGATCTTTTTACCAGACGATGTTTCCACCGTCTGCGTGAACAAGACAGAGAGGATTTAGGTGGGattgtcttgtgtgtttgtgtgtgttttcagacattgAGGGTCTTTTTCACAGAGAAGATGATGTCTTTGATCTGCGGCAAGCTGTTGTCCTCCAGGATTTTAGCGTACGGCATGGGGATGTCGACGCCCGTCACCCTGGTGGCCGGAGCGTCCAGGTAGTTGAAGGCAGGACCTGAAAACACgggtaacattttattttagtgccctaaaatccccaaatgtTCTTCAAGCTCACAAATATTTCAGCTGTGCAGTCAGAAAtttgacaaaagaaaactgaaaaattcagtactgttattatgttattatattatatatatatatatatatatatatatatattacacacactATTTTTATTCGTCATTGTTTTAAACTACTTTAGCAGCTATGTCACATGCGTAAGTTTAGTGAGGTCGCTGTGTGTGCGTCAGCTGATACCTTCCATGATCCTGGCGCAGATCTCAGCTCCGACCAAACTGAGGCCAGCCGCCCTCCACCGTCACCAGGTGGTTGGTCTTCATCACGCTGGCCTCGATACTCTCCACATCCATGGGACGGATGGTCCGCAGGTTGATCACctgacacaaagacagacaggaagtcgTTAACGGGCGGCTGAGTCCAGGTCATCCGAGTCAGATAACAACAGATGTTTTCGTCCTCTACCTCACACTCGATTCCCTCCTTGGCGAGGACGGCGGC
This DNA window, taken from Plectropomus leopardus isolate mb chromosome 2, YSFRI_Pleo_2.0, whole genome shotgun sequence, encodes the following:
- the LOC121960224 gene encoding LOW QUALITY PROTEIN: bromo and FHA domain-containing protein DDB_G0267958-like (The sequence of the model RefSeq protein was modified relative to this genomic sequence to represent the inferred CDS: deleted 1 base in 1 codon), which gives rise to MASENTETNAGNEEETGPPSEHDYAHPEAGNLTSTEASSPSGPPAVDGGVTPQGSFTTAAEQHSTPGQQPALPVELPEPAVGAEVDCPGGNDVVESFPPQTEEDPPKTEATVLSVVPSAPTNRGGRKRPKRPEDRYCSACKSEFERQGRSFNRRAVYTFSSPDTVQWAFPDITVHEKSFLCETCAQVIRSKCKRKQSGKRTLWLKPPQTKPSESRDKKMKGRRMGKKSKAAQLVSKSCYKAAFKMLWSAKGARKPMMEFWSRQLKEEMKALTRQTDNPFHQKVSSRKPLSSFPWRRCLNWAQDHAPLVTTCLTSLFPDINSLSKSGHPLSEDQAQTLLERRAVVALSIPLFTRNIWKNNFLQAALGAELRLQGCSGAALDALNTMGLCQNKDTVRLLLHRLRNSKKTATQNGRQMKQDHMKAEDMSDVEEEDIEEEEEEEEEEEEEVGEEEDEDDEEEEEEEEEEEMEMVVEQEEVQEVEVQVGVEEDDVETQAVEEKKRRKKKAKKQRKEEKRKERGKRKVKEREEEEEEDEGSEQKKRRVVVVRLGLLKGHSEVGRSDLSAP